One Thermococcus eurythermalis DNA segment encodes these proteins:
- the lysS gene encoding lysine--tRNA ligase, which produces MVHWADYMAEKIIRERGDKEEYVVESGITPSGYVHIGNFREFFTAYIVGHALRDRGKKVRHIHMWDDYDRFRKVPKNVPAEWKEHLTKPVREVPDPWGCHNSYAEHFMEKFEEEVKKLGIEVDFLYASELYKSGEYAEEIRTALAKRDEIKAVLDKYRERAKQPPLEDDWQPVMVYCPKCRREAKFVSWDGGWKVKYRCEHCGEEGETDIREGNVKLRWRVDWPMRWAHFKVDFEPAGKDHLAAGSSYDTGKEISEKVFGWPAPMTLMYEFVGIKGQKGKMSGSKGNVILLSDLYEVLEPGIIRFIYAKARPNKELKIDLGLGLLNLYDEFDKVERIYFGLEHAKNPEEEEELKRTYELSMPKVPERLIAQAPFRFLVTLVQMPHLDEEGIIRVLKEQGHVPENLSEEDIERIRLRIRLARNWVEKYAPENVKFSLLEEAPGLDLKPEIREAMMELADWIEAHEKFTVDELNNAIFDVAKKRGIPSKEWFKVLYNVFIGKDRGPRLAPFLASLDREFVLKRLRMEA; this is translated from the coding sequence ATGGTTCACTGGGCGGACTACATGGCGGAAAAGATTATCCGGGAACGCGGTGACAAGGAGGAGTACGTGGTCGAGAGCGGGATAACCCCGAGCGGTTACGTTCACATTGGGAACTTCCGCGAGTTCTTCACGGCCTACATCGTGGGCCACGCCCTCCGGGACAGGGGAAAGAAGGTCAGGCACATCCACATGTGGGACGACTACGACCGCTTTAGAAAGGTTCCAAAGAACGTCCCGGCTGAGTGGAAGGAGCACCTAACCAAGCCCGTCCGCGAGGTTCCCGACCCGTGGGGGTGTCACAACAGCTACGCCGAGCACTTCATGGAGAAGTTCGAGGAAGAGGTAAAGAAACTTGGCATTGAGGTTGATTTCCTCTACGCGAGCGAGCTCTACAAGTCCGGTGAGTACGCGGAGGAGATAAGGACTGCCCTGGCCAAGCGCGATGAAATCAAAGCCGTCCTCGACAAGTACCGCGAGAGGGCCAAGCAGCCGCCCCTCGAAGATGACTGGCAGCCGGTCATGGTCTACTGCCCGAAGTGTAGGCGAGAGGCGAAGTTCGTCTCGTGGGACGGCGGGTGGAAGGTTAAGTACCGCTGTGAGCACTGTGGCGAGGAGGGGGAGACCGACATAAGGGAGGGCAACGTTAAGCTCCGCTGGCGCGTTGACTGGCCGATGCGCTGGGCCCACTTCAAGGTGGACTTCGAGCCGGCTGGAAAGGACCACCTCGCCGCTGGAAGCTCCTACGACACCGGAAAGGAGATTTCCGAGAAGGTCTTCGGCTGGCCCGCCCCGATGACCCTCATGTACGAGTTTGTCGGAATCAAGGGACAGAAGGGCAAGATGAGTGGCTCAAAGGGTAACGTTATACTCCTCAGCGACCTTTACGAGGTTCTCGAGCCGGGAATAATCCGCTTCATCTACGCCAAGGCGAGGCCCAACAAGGAGCTCAAGATAGACCTCGGTCTCGGCCTTCTCAACCTCTACGACGAGTTCGACAAGGTCGAGAGGATTTACTTCGGCCTTGAGCACGCAAAGAACCCCGAGGAGGAAGAGGAACTCAAGAGGACCTACGAGCTGTCGATGCCGAAGGTTCCGGAGAGGCTTATCGCTCAGGCGCCCTTCCGCTTCCTCGTCACCCTCGTCCAGATGCCTCACCTCGACGAGGAGGGAATAATCAGGGTTCTCAAGGAGCAGGGCCACGTTCCCGAGAACCTGAGCGAAGAGGACATTGAGAGAATAAGGCTCCGCATCAGGCTCGCCAGGAACTGGGTCGAGAAGTACGCCCCCGAGAACGTCAAGTTCAGCCTGCTTGAGGAAGCGCCAGGGCTCGACCTAAAGCCCGAAATCAGGGAGGCGATGATGGAGCTGGCAGACTGGATCGAGGCACACGAGAAGTTCACGGTTGATGAGCTCAACAACGCAATCTTTGACGTCGCCAAGAAGCGCGGAATCCCGAGCAAGGAGTGGTTTAAGGTTCTCTACAACGTCTTCATAGGCAAGGACCGCGGGCCGAGGCTTGCCCCGTTCTTGGCCTCGCTCGATAGGGAGTTCGTCCTCAAGCGCCTCCGCATGGAGGCCTGA